The following coding sequences are from one Microvirgula aerodenitrificans DSM 15089 window:
- a CDS encoding GntR family transcriptional regulator, with the protein MTFKANDSLTEQIARYLGKQIIQNDMHAGERIQELRIAAELDVSRGSVREALLLLERRHLVNIYPRRGAVVAELGAESADEFFDLWFALIERVVVTFCQTWDNEELAPFFDISTQLMEAQQHDDLEAYYDSSVALLSALYPLGRNRYLEQTLDDLLPLTQRCFYAVLKSGKTQMAMTNQLVDATLKAVTARDVERVRKAIADFSAAYRHIIAEALQ; encoded by the coding sequence ATGACATTCAAAGCCAACGATTCCCTGACGGAGCAGATTGCCCGTTATCTGGGCAAGCAGATCATCCAGAACGACATGCATGCCGGCGAGCGCATCCAGGAACTGCGCATTGCCGCCGAACTGGACGTCAGCCGCGGGTCGGTGCGCGAAGCGCTGCTGCTGCTGGAACGCCGCCATCTGGTCAATATCTACCCGCGCCGCGGCGCTGTGGTGGCGGAACTCGGAGCGGAAAGCGCCGACGAGTTCTTCGACCTGTGGTTCGCACTGATCGAACGGGTGGTGGTCACCTTCTGCCAGACCTGGGACAACGAGGAACTGGCGCCGTTCTTCGACATCAGCACCCAGCTGATGGAAGCCCAGCAGCATGATGACCTCGAAGCGTACTACGACAGCTCGGTCGCCCTGCTCAGCGCACTGTATCCGCTCGGCCGCAACCGCTATCTGGAACAGACGCTGGACGACCTGCTGCCGCTGACCCAGCGCTGCTTCTACGCCGTGCTGAAGAGCGGCAAGACGCAGATGGCCATGACCAACCAGCTGGTCGACGCCACGCTGAAGGCGGTCACCGCACGCGATGTCGAGCGTGTCCGCAAGGCCATTGCGGACTTCAGTGCCGCCTACCGCCACATCATTGCCGAGGCACTGCAATAA
- the pepN gene encoding aminopeptidase N, whose protein sequence is MSQPQAKYRADYLPSAFLIDSVDLTFDLRDDDVRIDSRMTVRRNPAAAASSELVLDGTAELVSVTLDGEPVAVNHYSNDAETLTLRDVPESFILEIATRVDPYANSSLMGLYASNGNLFTQCEPEGFRKITYYLDRPDVMAKFSTTIIAERNRFPVLLSNGNKVGEGQTDKRRHWVKWVDPYRKPSYLFALVAARLSVLRDEFVTRGGKKVTLEIWVEPQDLDKSQHAMESLKRAMDWDERRFGLEYDLDTYMIVAVGDFNMGAMENKGLNVFNTKYVLASRATATDTDFDGVEGVIGHEYFHNWTGNRVTCRDWFQLSLKEGLTVFRDQEFSADMGSRAVKRIGDVRNLRAMQFPEDAGPMSHPIRPESYLEMNNFYTMTVYEKGAEVVRMYHTLFGEDGFRRGMDLYFKRHDGQAVTCDDFRAAMADANGADLTQFGRWYSQAGTPEAKVSCQWSELGHTLTLTVSQSTPPTPGQADKLPLHIPLAIGLLDPDGREFPLTLSSDAAPGPTTRVLSVQEATQHFTFINIDRKPVPSLLRGFSAPVRLTYDYSDSELAFLLAHDRDDFARWEAGQQLAERMLLALYRASVDGLELTVPDDFICACRAVLVDTALDPAFVALALVLPSENELLEKIDAADPERIRQVRAFARAELARQLRADLIAAYELNDIKPFSHEHAGQRELKNLCLGYLAALDDPLAIDLAVSQCRNADNMTDQIGALNALRDIRHPDRDAVFNEFAHRWIDDALVMDKWFALNAASHRGDTLQMVQDLLLHPAFSLRNPNKARALLGSFGRNIAAFHREDGAGYRFMADQVLAVDAINPQVAARLVAAFNRWKRVDPARRQMMQAELERLIAHPALSKDVYEIVEKNLA, encoded by the coding sequence ATGAGCCAACCGCAAGCCAAGTACCGCGCCGATTATCTCCCGTCTGCCTTTCTGATCGATTCGGTCGATCTGACCTTCGACCTGCGCGACGACGACGTCCGCATCGACAGCCGCATGACGGTCCGGCGCAATCCGGCGGCGGCGGCCAGCAGCGAGCTGGTGCTCGACGGCACGGCCGAACTGGTGTCGGTGACCCTCGACGGAGAACCGGTCGCCGTCAACCACTATTCGAACGACGCGGAAACGCTGACCCTGCGTGACGTGCCGGAAAGTTTCATTCTCGAAATCGCCACCCGCGTCGACCCGTATGCGAACTCGTCGCTGATGGGGCTGTACGCCAGCAACGGCAACCTGTTCACCCAGTGCGAGCCGGAAGGCTTCCGCAAGATCACCTATTACCTTGACCGTCCGGACGTGATGGCCAAGTTTTCCACCACCATCATCGCCGAACGCAACCGCTTCCCGGTGCTGCTGTCCAACGGCAACAAGGTCGGCGAAGGCCAGACCGACAAGCGGCGTCACTGGGTCAAATGGGTCGACCCGTACCGCAAGCCGAGCTATCTGTTTGCGCTGGTCGCCGCGCGCCTGTCGGTGCTGCGCGACGAGTTTGTCACCCGGGGCGGCAAGAAGGTCACCCTGGAAATCTGGGTCGAGCCGCAGGACCTGGACAAGTCGCAGCACGCGATGGAAAGCCTGAAGCGCGCAATGGACTGGGACGAACGCCGCTTCGGTCTCGAATACGACCTCGACACCTACATGATCGTCGCCGTCGGCGACTTCAACATGGGGGCGATGGAAAACAAGGGCCTGAACGTCTTCAACACCAAGTACGTACTGGCCAGCCGCGCCACCGCCACCGACACCGATTTCGACGGCGTCGAGGGCGTGATCGGCCACGAATACTTCCACAACTGGACCGGCAACCGCGTGACCTGCCGCGACTGGTTCCAGCTGTCGCTGAAGGAAGGGCTGACCGTCTTCCGCGACCAGGAATTCTCGGCCGACATGGGCAGCCGCGCGGTCAAGCGCATCGGCGACGTGCGCAATCTGCGCGCGATGCAGTTCCCGGAAGACGCCGGCCCGATGTCGCACCCGATCCGTCCCGAGAGCTATCTCGAGATGAACAACTTCTACACCATGACCGTGTACGAAAAAGGCGCGGAAGTGGTGCGGATGTACCACACCCTGTTCGGCGAGGACGGCTTCCGCCGCGGCATGGATCTGTATTTCAAACGCCATGACGGCCAGGCCGTCACCTGCGACGATTTCCGCGCCGCCATGGCCGACGCCAACGGCGCCGACCTGACCCAGTTCGGCCGCTGGTACAGCCAGGCCGGCACGCCGGAGGCGAAAGTCTCCTGCCAGTGGTCGGAACTCGGCCATACGCTGACGCTGACCGTCAGCCAGTCGACACCGCCGACCCCGGGCCAGGCCGACAAGCTGCCGCTGCACATCCCGCTGGCCATCGGCCTGCTCGATCCGGACGGCAGGGAATTCCCGCTGACCCTGTCCAGCGACGCCGCCCCCGGCCCGACCACGCGCGTGCTGTCGGTGCAGGAAGCCACCCAGCATTTCACTTTCATCAATATCGACCGCAAACCGGTCCCGTCGCTGCTGCGCGGCTTCTCCGCACCGGTCCGGCTGACTTACGACTACAGCGACAGCGAACTGGCCTTCCTGCTGGCTCACGACCGCGACGACTTCGCCCGCTGGGAAGCCGGCCAGCAACTGGCCGAACGCATGCTGCTGGCGCTGTACCGCGCCAGCGTCGACGGTCTCGAACTGACCGTGCCGGACGACTTCATCTGCGCCTGCCGCGCCGTGCTGGTCGATACCGCGCTGGACCCGGCCTTCGTCGCACTGGCGCTGGTACTGCCATCGGAAAACGAGCTGCTGGAAAAGATCGACGCCGCCGATCCGGAACGCATCCGCCAGGTGCGCGCCTTTGCCCGCGCCGAACTGGCCCGCCAGTTGCGCGCCGACCTGATTGCCGCCTACGAACTGAACGACATCAAACCGTTCAGCCATGAACACGCCGGTCAGCGCGAGCTGAAGAACCTGTGCCTCGGCTACCTGGCCGCACTGGACGATCCGCTGGCCATCGATCTGGCCGTCAGCCAGTGCCGCAATGCCGACAACATGACCGACCAGATCGGCGCACTGAACGCGCTGCGCGATATCCGCCATCCGGATCGCGACGCGGTGTTCAACGAGTTCGCCCATCGCTGGATCGACGACGCGCTGGTGATGGACAAATGGTTCGCGCTGAATGCCGCCAGCCATCGCGGCGACACGCTGCAGATGGTGCAGGACCTGCTGCTGCACCCGGCGTTCTCGCTGCGCAACCCGAACAAGGCACGCGCGCTGCTCGGCAGCTTCGGCCGCAATATCGCCGCCTTCCATCGCGAGGATGGCGCCGGCTACCGCTTCATGGCCGACCAGGTGCTGGCGGTCGATGCGATCAACCCGCAGGTCGCGGCGCGGCTGGTGGCGGCGTTCAACCGCTGGAAGCGGGTCGATCCGGCGCGGCGGCAGATGATGCAGGCCGAGCTGGAACGGCTGATCGCGCATCCGGCCCTGTCCAAGGACGTCTACGAAATCGTCGAAAAGAACCTCGCGTAG
- a CDS encoding YfcC family protein, whose product MATLHTPSEQKTDSKSPAAKKFVIPDIYVILGAMVLIVAVLSYIMPAGEYARTMVNGRSTVVPGSFQFIEQTPLSFMQIMSAIPDGMVKAADVVILTLLVGGAVGVIRMAGVINYAIDKLLAALGARVSLIMFVLVFIFSLIAAFVGTPELGIAYLPIVLPLMLRLGYDTTSAVAIALLGPSVGFAFALTAPATIGTSHIVGQLPMFSGAGYRAIFLVVSTLISIAYLMRYAARVKADPARSLTPELDATLRSKYQAETNAGPVEYTVRQRIAAVATLVMFITIIWSILQFKLGFVPISGLFMGMAVVCSLIVGQRLNDICSNYNEAMRGVMVGALICGVARGVSVALENGHILDTMVYYLAQMLSGLPTSLTAIGIWIVEWAFNLVVPSGAGKAVITLPVFFPLADLVGLHRQVVVLGLQWGDGLANLMQPTEGYFMAIIAMAGLPFGKWLKFYLPLFAILSAVCIIGLLAAVSIGLN is encoded by the coding sequence ATGGCTACCCTGCACACCCCGTCCGAGCAGAAGACGGACAGCAAGTCACCCGCGGCGAAGAAGTTCGTGATTCCGGACATCTACGTCATCCTTGGAGCCATGGTGCTGATCGTCGCCGTGCTCAGCTACATCATGCCGGCCGGCGAATATGCACGCACCATGGTCAACGGTCGTTCGACCGTGGTGCCGGGTTCGTTCCAGTTCATCGAACAGACCCCGCTGAGCTTCATGCAGATCATGTCCGCCATTCCTGACGGCATGGTCAAGGCGGCCGACGTGGTCATCCTGACCCTGCTGGTCGGCGGCGCGGTTGGCGTCATCCGCATGGCCGGCGTCATCAACTATGCGATCGACAAGCTGCTGGCCGCCCTCGGCGCGCGGGTCAGCCTGATCATGTTCGTGCTGGTCTTCATTTTCAGCCTGATCGCTGCCTTTGTCGGCACGCCGGAACTCGGCATCGCCTACCTGCCGATCGTGCTGCCGCTGATGCTCCGGCTCGGCTATGACACCACCAGTGCCGTCGCCATCGCGCTGCTCGGCCCGTCGGTCGGCTTCGCCTTCGCCCTGACCGCCCCGGCCACCATCGGCACCTCGCATATCGTCGGCCAGCTGCCGATGTTCTCCGGCGCCGGCTATCGCGCGATCTTCCTGGTGGTCAGCACCCTGATCTCGATCGCCTATCTGATGCGCTACGCGGCACGGGTCAAGGCAGATCCGGCCCGCAGCCTGACGCCGGAACTCGACGCCACCCTGCGCAGCAAATACCAGGCCGAAACCAACGCCGGCCCGGTGGAATACACCGTCCGCCAGCGGATCGCTGCCGTCGCCACCCTGGTGATGTTCATCACCATCATCTGGTCGATCCTGCAGTTCAAGCTCGGCTTCGTCCCGATCTCCGGCCTGTTCATGGGCATGGCCGTGGTATGCAGCCTGATTGTCGGCCAGCGCCTGAACGACATCTGCTCGAACTACAACGAAGCGATGCGCGGCGTGATGGTCGGCGCACTGATCTGCGGCGTGGCACGCGGCGTCTCGGTCGCCCTGGAAAACGGCCATATCCTCGACACCATGGTGTACTACCTCGCGCAGATGCTGTCCGGCCTGCCGACCTCGCTGACCGCCATCGGCATCTGGATCGTGGAATGGGCATTCAACCTGGTGGTGCCGTCCGGCGCCGGCAAGGCCGTGATCACGCTGCCGGTGTTCTTCCCGCTGGCCGACCTGGTCGGTCTGCACCGCCAGGTGGTCGTGCTCGGCCTGCAATGGGGTGACGGGCTGGCCAACCTGATGCAGCCGACCGAAGGCTACTTCATGGCCATCATCGCCATGGCCGGCCTGCCGTTCGGCAAGTGGCTGAAGTTCTACCTGCCGCTGTTCGCCATTCTCAGCGCCGTCTGCATCATCGGTCTGCTGGCAGCGGTCTCCATCGGCCTGAACTGA
- a CDS encoding SCP2 sterol-binding domain-containing protein — MALPSTLDELFAGMPARLQADKAAGVVSRFHFKLSGEPGGEWTVALDKGQCQVEKGLTGEAKCVVEASGADYLAIERGELRPEVAFMQGKIKLSNLPEMMTLMQAFSRPA, encoded by the coding sequence ATGGCATTGCCTTCCACTCTCGATGAACTGTTTGCCGGCATGCCGGCACGCCTGCAGGCCGACAAGGCCGCCGGCGTGGTCAGCCGCTTCCATTTCAAACTGTCCGGCGAGCCGGGCGGTGAATGGACCGTGGCGCTCGACAAGGGCCAGTGCCAGGTCGAAAAGGGGCTGACCGGCGAAGCGAAGTGTGTGGTTGAAGCCAGCGGTGCCGATTATCTGGCGATCGAGCGTGGCGAACTGCGGCCGGAAGTGGCCTTCATGCAGGGCAAGATCAAGCTGTCCAACCTGCCGGAAATGATGACGCTGATGCAGGCGTTCTCCCGCCCGGCCTGA